A window of Chryseobacterium sp. IHB B 17019 genomic DNA:
GATCACAAAATAAAAACCATCGTTGACCTGCGTGACGGCCTTGTGCAGACAAAACTAAATCCCGAAACAAAAAAGCAAGTGAATGCTGAAGAATTTGCAGCAGATAAAATTGCGGGTATTCATTATTTTAATTTACCAACAGACCAGATCCCTGAAGACAGCACGGTGCAGAAGTTTTTGAAAATTATGGATGATCCCAAAAACTATCCCGTTCTTATCCATTGTCATCATGGTGTCGGTCGTTCGCGTTTATTCAGTTCTATTTACAGGATTGAATATGAGAACTTTACTAATGAAAAAGCCAGAACCAATGCCCGTGAGTTTTGGGAATTTGGAACTAATTTTTCAAAAAATTCACAGAAAGGTATTTATCTTACGAATTATAAGAAAAGAGAGTTTTAGAAATAGTAATTTAGCAATGGCTTATATTAATTGGAGCAGGCTTTACCCGCTTTCAAAAATAATTAATCAATTGGCTTCAACACAAAGCTTGGTTTAGATTCTTTCTTCGTCAGAATGACAAACTCTACGTTGAGTTGTCAACAACGACATAGGAAAATGTAGCGTTAAGACAAAAGAAATTATATCAAAAAATTACTTCCTTTTCGACGACTTTCTAATATAAAGCTGCGGCGCCAAAACCACTTTCTTCTCAATAGAAACCCCGGAACCATTTCCTTTCACACCATCAATAAAAACCTGTCCCGCCATTTTCCCCATTGTTACAGGAGTCTGGTCGACAGAACTCATCGGAAGCTCCATAAATTGGGTAAAAGGTTCGTTTGAAAAACCAATAATTGCAACTTCTTGTGGAATTTTAATTTTACGCTTTTTCAATTCCTGACAAGCGCCCAACGCAGCAAAATCACTGGATGAAAAGATAGCATCCGGAACGGACTTTTTATCCCAAAGTTTTTTAACCGCGTCAATTCCTTCATCAATCGAACTTCCGGTTGTGATGATATTTTCTTCTTTTATACTTAAATTATGGTCAAGTAAAGCCTGTTTATAACCATTCAGACGGTTTTGATAAATTTCCAGATTTAAGTCCCCAGAAAAATGGCAAATATTTCTGTAGCCTTCATTAATAAGGTGTTGCGTTGCCATGTAACCGCCTTGATAGTCATCAATAGTCACCGTACTGATCCCTGAAATGTCTTTTTTACGGTCAAAAAAGATAATAGGAGTGTTGGTGGTATCCAGAATATTCTGAATATGTTCGGTATCAATTGTCGTTTTGGAAACCGACATGAAAATTCCATCAACCTGAGCGTTAAGCAAGGTGTTTAGGTGCCTTTTCTCAATATTTACATCCTCATGGCTCTGGCAGATAATCACATGATAACCATGCGGAGAAAGCTCTTCCTCAATTCCACGGATCACAGATGAAAAGAAATTCGTATTAATGTAAGGCACGATAATTCCTACATTTTTTGTTTCCCCGCTTTTCAGAGCTTTGGCAAGATTATTTTGCTTATAGTTCATTTCTTTGGCGGTTTTCTTCACCAAATCTTTTGTTGCCTGGCTTATTCTCGGATGGTCGTTCAATGCTCTGGAAACAGTTGCCACACTTACGTTAAGCTTTTTCGAGATGTCATATATTGTGGCATTTTTCTTATTCATACATGCTTTTTCTGAAGTTTTTGGTATGTCCGGGATAACATACATTATGGTCGTAAATTTAATCAAATTATGCCTATCAAAAAGGAAATATTATGATTTTATACAAGATTATGACTGATTAAAATTAGATTAAACTTAAAAAATATTGAATTAATTAATTCTTTTGTAGTTTAAGGTTAAATTTACTTAAAATAAAACCGGCTCCAAAGGAATCAAGCTCAGTAATAATTAAAATTTGACCATAATCTACTTTATTAATTATTAATAAATTGTAATGCTTTAAATGTAATAATTTTATGTATTATGTGGAAGATCTTTATCAATCTGTAAATTTTGAATATATTATAACTTATAAATTGTTGTTAATCAGATTATTAATTTTGAATTAATTAGATTTTATATGCTTTACTTCTAATTAAATTAAACAAATTGTGAAATTACTTTTAACTAAAAACAGTTTAAATGATCCAATATTGAGCAATCGATTGCGCAAATTGTAATTAGTTTTATTTTGAAAGGATTAAAAGATAACATTACAAAATTAATCAGCATGAAAGAGCAGGATACCGCCGGCTTACAAAATGTATATTTTTATGAAAATGAAATGAAAGGCTAATTTTCGTTAAACAGTTGAAAATTATTTATTGATTTTTTGTGAAAAGAACGAAGTAAATTTTATTTAAAATGATATATCTTTATTTTGTTATTTCTTTTGAGTACTAATTTTTATTAATAAAAAATCAGGATCTACAGTAAAAAATAAATTATGAAATCTCAAAATACATCAAACTTCTTATTATCTCTTTTTGTACTCTTATTGTTTTCATCAGGAGTAAAAAGCCAGGATAAATTCCCTGATGGCACTAAAATTCCTAAATGGTTTAAAGAAAATAAACCTACGGACATCAATAAATTAGGAAAAAAATACATTCTTACCGACAATGGAGTGAAAAATGACAGCACGGTTCTGCAGACAAAACAGGTTCAGGCAGTTATTGATCTGGCGGCTAAAAATGGCGGCGGTGTCATCATTGTCCCGAAAGGAACATTCCTGATCAGTTCTGTTTTCTTTAAACAGGGAACGCATTTGCATTTGGAGAACGGAGCGAGGTTAAAAGGAAGCGATGATATCAGTGATTTTCCGGTTGTAGAAACAAGAATGGAAGGACAGACTGTAAAATATTTTCCGGCATTGATCAACGCAGACGGACTGGATGGCTTTACTATTTCGGGAAAAGGAACGCTGGATGGAAACGGATTGCGCTTTTGGAAAGCATTCTGGAAAAGACGACAGTGGAATCCTAAGTGCACGAATATGGACGAAATGAGACCAAGAATCATTTATATTTCAAATTCTAAAAATGTTCAGATTGAAGGAATTACCGTAAAAAATTCCCCTTTCTGGAGTACTCACTATTATAAGAGTGAATTTGTAAAATTATTAAACTTGACAATTTTAGCACCGAAAGAACCGGTAAAAGCACCAAGTACAGATGCTGTTGATATCGATGTCTGCACAAATTTCCTGATAAAAAATTGCTATATGTCGGTGAACGACGATGCGATTGCATTGAAAGGAGGAAAAGGCCCGAAAGCAGATAAAGCCCTTGAAAATGGTGAAAACAGAAACATCATTATTGAAGACAACAGCTTTGGTTTTTGTCACAGTGTTCTGACTTGTGGCAGCGAATCTATCCACAACTACAACGTAATTCTGCGTAACTCAAAGGTGAAAGATGCTTCGAGATTGTTACACCTTAAAATGAGACCGGATACTCCCCAACACTACGAATATCTTACAGTTGAAAATATCACGGGCAATGTTAAAACTTTTCTCTATGTAAAAGGCTGGAACCAGTTTTTTGATCTAAAAGGTGAAGAAAGACCTAGAAAATCTTTAGCGAATAATATTCTGATCAAAAATATTGACATCAGCTGTGAAACGGCATTTGATGTTGAAAAATCAGACTTGTATGATTTGACAGATTTCACATTTGAGAACTTAAAAGTAAAAGCCTTAAAGCCTAAAGAGGAAAATTTGGATGCCATTAAAAATTTGAAAAAAATTAACGTTAATGTTACCCAAGTAGCTTCTTTAGACAAATCTTACGACAAAAAAGACGATTCCGACGTTGCCGCAAAATGAGTTGTTTTTCCAAAATATTCGTTCTGTTTTGCTTATGCTCACAATTATTGCATGCTCAATCTAAGGAAATTCAATTCCTGAGCGGGACAGATTCTGAGCATACCAAAGAATGGGATTTTTGGATCAATGGAGGAAGAAAATCCGGAAGCTGGAACAAAATTCAGGTACCTTCACATTGGGAACAGCAGGGATTTGGCTCTTATAATTATGGACGAGATTATGTGACTTATGGCAAAAATTTTAAGTTTAATGATGAAGCAGGTCTTTATAAATACAAATTTTCAGTCCCAAATTCATGGAAAGGGAAATCAATAGACATTGTTTTTGAAGGTTCAATGACCGACACCGAAGTCAAGATTAATGGTCAACTTGCAGGCGAAATTCATCAGGGTGCTTTTTATGAATTTAAATATGATCTTTCTGATAAATTAAAATTCGGGAAAGAAAATATTCTCGAAATCAAAGTCTCTAAAATGTCAGCAGATAAATCCGTTAACAATGCAGAACGTCTCGCCGATTATTGGGTTCTGGGAGGGATTTTCAGGCCCGTTTATCTTGAAGCGATGCCAAAAGAAAATATTTCGTGGACAGCCATCGAAGCCAAAGCAGACGGAACTTTTCGTTCAAATATTCATTTAAAAGGAATTAATTCTGTAAACAATTTAAAAGTTGAAATATTTGATGCTAAAAATATTCTCGTTGGTGAATCACAGATTACAGTTCAAAAAGGAGATACTTTAAAACAAATCCGGTTTTCCGTTAAAAATCCAAAACTCTGGACAGCAGAAACGCCCAATTTATACAAAGCTAAATTCAGTTTAAATAAAAACAGAAAGAATATCTTTCAAACCGCAGAAAAATTCGGCTTCCGAACCATTGAAATCCGAAAAGGCGACGGAATTTATATCAACGGAATCAAGATCAAAATGAAAGGCATCAACCGCCATGTTTGGTGGCCCGAAACTGGTCGAGCCGTCAACAAAAATATTGATTTGATGGATGTTCAGCTCATCAAAGAAATGAATATGAACGCCGTTCGCTGTTCGCATTATCCACCGAATAAATCATTTTTAAAAATTTGCGATTCGTTAGGTTTATATGTTTTGGATGAATTGGCGGGATGGCAAAAAAAATACAGCACAGAAATTGGTAAAAAGCTTGTCAGAGAAATGGTTACAAGAGATGTCAATCATCCCTCCATCATTTTTTGGAGCAACGGAAATGAAGGCGGACATAATTTTGATTTGGATGCAGAGTTTGCAAAATATGACTTATCAAATCGTCCCATAATTCATGCTCACCATAAACCGGAAAATGCTTTCAACGGCATAGACTGCAATCACTACGAAGACTATTACAGCACAAAAAAAATTCTTGAAGGAGACAATATCTACATGCCAACCGAATTTTTGCATGCGCAGGATGATGGCGGTGGCGGAACTTCTTTAGCCGATTATTGGGAGCTTCACTGGAACTCCAAAAAAGGCGCGGGCGGTTTTCTTTGGGCTTTTGCGGATGAAGGTTTGATGAGAACGGATTTCAATAATCAAATTGATGTGAATGCAATCAATGCACCGGATGGAATTGTTGGTCCACACCGTGAAAAAGAGGGAAGCTTCTATGCGATTCGGGAAATTTATAGTCCGGTAAAAATTAGTCTTAAAATGATTTCAAATGATTTTAACGGAATCATTTCTGTAGAAAACCGCTACCATTTTACGAATTTAAATGAATGTCAGTTTGAATGGAAATTGGTGAAGTTTAAAACACCTTTTTCGTCCGAATCAGGATTTGAAGTAATTCAAAAAGGAAAAGCAGAATCTCCAAATATAAAACCAACAGAAAAAGGAAATATTAATCTGAATCTTCCATCAAATTGGAAAGAAAGTGAAGCTTTAGTACTGACTGCGACTGATTTTTTCGGAAAAGAAATTTATACCTGGACTTGGAAAATTTCGTCTAATGATGAAATTTCAAAACAATTTCAGAAAACTTTGAGCAAAGAATTTCCGGTTTCTGTTGTAGAAAATGATTCTTTATTTATTTTAAAATCAGAAGAAAAAGAATTTTCATTTGGAAAAAAAGATGGATTATTGAAATCAATTATTCTTGATAAAAAAGGCAAAAAAATGACTTTCCGAAACGGACCGGTTTTCGTGAATGGAAAAACAGAATTATCTTCCATAAAATCCTTGACAGAAGGTCAAAATCAAATCATAAAAGTTTCATACAGTGACGGGAAAAAAATTAACTGGAAACTGAATTCCAACGGAATTTTAGAACTAAATTATGAATATTCTCTTTCAGGAGATTATGCTTTTGCAGGTGTAAGTTTCGATTATCCTGAAAATTATGTCATCAGCACAAAATGGCTGGGTAAAGGACCATATCACGTTTGGAAAAATCGTTTACAAGGACAGACTTATAATGTCTGGCAGAATTTAAAAAACTCAACCCGAACGGGTTTTTCACCGTGGATTTATCCTGAATTTAAAGGGTATTTTGATGATATTTCGTGGCTGCAATTAGATACCGCAGAAGGGAAAATTACTATCGGAACGAAAGAAGAAAAAATGTTCGTCAGACTTTTTGATTTTTATGGAATTTACGGAGCAGAAGGTTATCCGAAATTGCCAGCAGGAAATATTTCATTTTTGGATGCAATTCCGCCTTTGGGAACTGTTTTGGCGTTTAATATTAATGATAAAACTGAAACTTTAGGACCGGAAAGTGAATTGAATCATCTCAATGGAACCTTTAAAAGAACACTGTATTTTTATTTCGGTTTACCGGATTTGGGTGATGAAAATAAACAATTTACCATGCCGAAAGAAAACATTTTAACGGATTAAAGATGAAAAACTGGATAAAAATTTTAACGCTTTTTTTAAGTTCGTTTTTGTTTGCTCAACAAACCTCTTTCAAATTTGATTTTGGAGGAAGCAGAACCGAGAATGGTTTTATTCCAGTTACTTCAACTTCAAAGTTTGACAAGAAAACAGGCTATGGATTTATGGATATTTCCGGTTTAAAATCCGTTGACAATGGAGGAAATGCTTTGACGGGAGATTATCTCACAAGCGATAAACCTTTCTATTTTTCTGTGGTAATTCCGGAAGGAAATTATGATATTAAATTAAGTCTAGGCGATTCTAAAGGAACTTCGGAAACAACAGTTCGTGTAGAAAACCGCCGTCTGATGTTGGATGATGTGAAAACAAAACAAGGTGAAATCATCGAAAAAATAATCACTGTTCATGTGAAAGACAGCATTATTCGCAATCAAAACGGAGTCGAAATCGGGATTGTAAAATTAAAACCGAGAGAAAGAAAATATTTACATTGGGACAATTTATTGACGATTGAATTTAATGATAAAGCTCCAAAAGTTTGTGCATTAACCATTCAACCCAACAAAACAGCGAAAACAATTTATCTGACCGGAGATTCTACCGTGGTAGACGCACTCTACGAACCTTGGGCATCTTGGGGACAAATGTTGCCCTATTTTTTTGTTCCAAAAGAAGTTGTTATTGCCAATTATGCCGAAAGCGGAGAAACGCTGAAAGCCTTTGAAGACCGCCACCGAATCGATAAAATCTGGAACAAAATAAAATCTGGAGATTATCTCTTCATCCAATTTGGACACAATGACCAGAAATCTGGAAACAGTACGAAATCCGGTTACAGAAAGAGGTTAAAAGAATGGATTCAGAAAGCTAAGCAATTGGGAGCAAATCCGGTTTTGGTAACCTCTATGAACCGAAGAGTTTTTGATGAGAATGATAAGATTGTCAACACTTTGGATGATTTTCCTGATGCTATGCGTGAAATAGCGAAAGAAGAAAAAGTATATTTTATTGACCTGAATGCAATGAGTAAAACGCTGTTTGAAGCAATGGGACCGGGAAACTCGAAAAAAGCATTTGTATATTATCCGGCTAATTCTTACCCCAATCAACCGAATGTTTTGGCGGATGACACTCATTTTAATACGTATGGAGCTTATGAACTGGCAAAATGTGTTGTAAAAAGTATTGTCGATCAGAAGCTGCCTTTGAGTAAATTTGTTTCTAAAAATTATAAAGGTTTTGATTTAAATAAACCTGATGCTGTCGAAACATTTCATTGGCCGGAAAGTGTCTTTATGGAGGCTTTAAAACCTGATGGAAATTAAAAAAAGTAAGAAAATGAATATTCAATCGATCATAAAACTAAGTGTATTTTGTTTTGCGTTCGGAAACTTTTCCGCACAAAATCCGTGGCCAAAAACCACTGAAACGGCAAAACCATGGACACGTTGGTGGTGGATGGGAAATGCTGTTGATGAAAAAGGATTGGATAAACAGCTTACAACTTTAAATAAAACAGGTTTCGGAGGTGTTGAAATAGTTCCCATTTATGGCGCAAAAGGATTTGAAAATCAATACATCAATTATCTTTCTCCGGAGTGGATGAAGATGCTTCAATACACCACGAACAGAGCAAAAAGTCTGAATATGGGAGTTGATATGTCAGTCGGAACAGGCTGGCCAATCGGTGGACCGCAAGTTGATGAACAGGACGCTGCCACAAAAATGATTGTTCAGACTTATAATATTTCATCAGGCGAAAAATTTTCAGATAAAATTGTCCTGAAAGACGAAAAGCAAAAGAACTTAAAAACAATAAAATTAGATATTGTAACGGCTTACAGCGAAAAAAATGAAGCTATTGTGTTAACTGATAAAATCACAAACGACGGCTCTCTCAATTGGAAACCAGGCCCTGGAAAATGGACAGTCTATGCAGTTTTTACAGGTAAAACTTTACAAAAAGTAAAGCGTGCAGCTCCCGGTGGTGAAGGCTATACTTTGGATCATTTTTCACCTGATGCAACAAAAGATTATCTCAAAACTTTCGATAAGGCTTTTGGAAATTCGAACTATGGAATTCGTTCTTTTTTTAATGACAGTTACGAAGTTTATAACGCCGATTGGACGCCGGATTTTAAAAATGAATTTAAAAAAAGGAGAGGTTATGATTTAAGTCCGTACATCAAATATCTTGTCAGTAACGAGGAAAATGAGATAGCGGGAAGAATTAAATCAGATTACAGGGAAACTTTGAGTGAATTGGTATTAAATAATTTCACGAAAGATTTCACCAATTGGGCACATTCTAAAAATTCAAAAAACACCAATCAGGCGCACGGTTCACCTGGAAATTTGCTGGATTTGTACGCGGCAGTCGATATTCCGGAATCAGAAACTTTCGGAAGCTCTATTTTTGATATTCCTGGACTGAGAAGGGATAGCGCAGATATTCAGAAAGCAGATATTCCTGATTTTAATATGTTGAAATTTGCATCGTCTGCAGCCAATGTTACGGGCAAAAAATTAATTTCAAACGAAACTTTTACCTGGTTGACTGAACACTTTAAAACCTCATGGTCGCAGGCAAAACCCGAAGTAGAACAGGTTTTTTTATCTGGAATCAACCATGTTTTTTACCACGGCACAACATATACACCGGCCGATGTTCCTTTTCCGGGATGGCTGTTTTATGCATCGGTGAATTTTGTTCCCGAAAATAGTTTGTGGCCACATTTGACAGGATTGAATTCGTATGTTGCACGCACCCAAAGTGTTTTGCAGAGCGGCAAATCTGATAATGAACTATTGATGTACTGGCCAATTTATGACCAATGGGCCAGTCCGAAAGGGAAGGATGTAACATTCAAAGTTCACAACGTGGAAAAATGGCTGCAGCCAACTCCGATGTATGAGAATTTGAAGAAACTTAATAAAATGGGCTATTCTCTCGATATGATTTCTGACAAAATGATCGGTGAATCGAAATTGGAGAACCAGAAAATTCAAGTTGCAA
This region includes:
- a CDS encoding dual specificity protein phosphatase family protein — protein: MLISLVILAAVVLAFVFYQKKVRYNLVTISENKVYNSGAVPPEKLASFVSDHKIKTIVDLRDGLVQTKLNPETKKQVNAEEFAADKIAGIHYFNLPTDQIPEDSTVQKFLKIMDDPKNYPVLIHCHHGVGRSRLFSSIYRIEYENFTNEKARTNAREFWEFGTNFSKNSQKGIYLTNYKKREF
- a CDS encoding LacI family DNA-binding transcriptional regulator, with amino-acid sequence MNKKNATIYDISKKLNVSVATVSRALNDHPRISQATKDLVKKTAKEMNYKQNNLAKALKSGETKNVGIIVPYINTNFFSSVIRGIEEELSPHGYHVIICQSHEDVNIEKRHLNTLLNAQVDGIFMSVSKTTIDTEHIQNILDTTNTPIIFFDRKKDISGISTVTIDDYQGGYMATQHLINEGYRNICHFSGDLNLEIYQNRLNGYKQALLDHNLSIKEENIITTGSSIDEGIDAVKKLWDKKSVPDAIFSSSDFAALGACQELKKRKIKIPQEVAIIGFSNEPFTQFMELPMSSVDQTPVTMGKMAGQVFIDGVKGNGSGVSIEKKVVLAPQLYIRKSSKRK
- a CDS encoding rhamnogalacturonidase → MKSQNTSNFLLSLFVLLLFSSGVKSQDKFPDGTKIPKWFKENKPTDINKLGKKYILTDNGVKNDSTVLQTKQVQAVIDLAAKNGGGVIIVPKGTFLISSVFFKQGTHLHLENGARLKGSDDISDFPVVETRMEGQTVKYFPALINADGLDGFTISGKGTLDGNGLRFWKAFWKRRQWNPKCTNMDEMRPRIIYISNSKNVQIEGITVKNSPFWSTHYYKSEFVKLLNLTILAPKEPVKAPSTDAVDIDVCTNFLIKNCYMSVNDDAIALKGGKGPKADKALENGENRNIIIEDNSFGFCHSVLTCGSESIHNYNVILRNSKVKDASRLLHLKMRPDTPQHYEYLTVENITGNVKTFLYVKGWNQFFDLKGEERPRKSLANNILIKNIDISCETAFDVEKSDLYDLTDFTFENLKVKALKPKEENLDAIKNLKKINVNVTQVASLDKSYDKKDDSDVAAK
- a CDS encoding glycoside hydrolase family 2, with the translated sequence MSCFSKIFVLFCLCSQLLHAQSKEIQFLSGTDSEHTKEWDFWINGGRKSGSWNKIQVPSHWEQQGFGSYNYGRDYVTYGKNFKFNDEAGLYKYKFSVPNSWKGKSIDIVFEGSMTDTEVKINGQLAGEIHQGAFYEFKYDLSDKLKFGKENILEIKVSKMSADKSVNNAERLADYWVLGGIFRPVYLEAMPKENISWTAIEAKADGTFRSNIHLKGINSVNNLKVEIFDAKNILVGESQITVQKGDTLKQIRFSVKNPKLWTAETPNLYKAKFSLNKNRKNIFQTAEKFGFRTIEIRKGDGIYINGIKIKMKGINRHVWWPETGRAVNKNIDLMDVQLIKEMNMNAVRCSHYPPNKSFLKICDSLGLYVLDELAGWQKKYSTEIGKKLVREMVTRDVNHPSIIFWSNGNEGGHNFDLDAEFAKYDLSNRPIIHAHHKPENAFNGIDCNHYEDYYSTKKILEGDNIYMPTEFLHAQDDGGGGTSLADYWELHWNSKKGAGGFLWAFADEGLMRTDFNNQIDVNAINAPDGIVGPHREKEGSFYAIREIYSPVKISLKMISNDFNGIISVENRYHFTNLNECQFEWKLVKFKTPFSSESGFEVIQKGKAESPNIKPTEKGNINLNLPSNWKESEALVLTATDFFGKEIYTWTWKISSNDEISKQFQKTLSKEFPVSVVENDSLFILKSEEKEFSFGKKDGLLKSIILDKKGKKMTFRNGPVFVNGKTELSSIKSLTEGQNQIIKVSYSDGKKINWKLNSNGILELNYEYSLSGDYAFAGVSFDYPENYVISTKWLGKGPYHVWKNRLQGQTYNVWQNLKNSTRTGFSPWIYPEFKGYFDDISWLQLDTAEGKITIGTKEEKMFVRLFDFYGIYGAEGYPKLPAGNISFLDAIPPLGTVLAFNINDKTETLGPESELNHLNGTFKRTLYFYFGLPDLGDENKQFTMPKENILTD
- a CDS encoding rhamnogalacturonan acetylesterase; this translates as MKNWIKILTLFLSSFLFAQQTSFKFDFGGSRTENGFIPVTSTSKFDKKTGYGFMDISGLKSVDNGGNALTGDYLTSDKPFYFSVVIPEGNYDIKLSLGDSKGTSETTVRVENRRLMLDDVKTKQGEIIEKIITVHVKDSIIRNQNGVEIGIVKLKPRERKYLHWDNLLTIEFNDKAPKVCALTIQPNKTAKTIYLTGDSTVVDALYEPWASWGQMLPYFFVPKEVVIANYAESGETLKAFEDRHRIDKIWNKIKSGDYLFIQFGHNDQKSGNSTKSGYRKRLKEWIQKAKQLGANPVLVTSMNRRVFDENDKIVNTLDDFPDAMREIAKEEKVYFIDLNAMSKTLFEAMGPGNSKKAFVYYPANSYPNQPNVLADDTHFNTYGAYELAKCVVKSIVDQKLPLSKFVSKNYKGFDLNKPDAVETFHWPESVFMEALKPDGN
- a CDS encoding glycosyl hydrolase → MNIQSIIKLSVFCFAFGNFSAQNPWPKTTETAKPWTRWWWMGNAVDEKGLDKQLTTLNKTGFGGVEIVPIYGAKGFENQYINYLSPEWMKMLQYTTNRAKSLNMGVDMSVGTGWPIGGPQVDEQDAATKMIVQTYNISSGEKFSDKIVLKDEKQKNLKTIKLDIVTAYSEKNEAIVLTDKITNDGSLNWKPGPGKWTVYAVFTGKTLQKVKRAAPGGEGYTLDHFSPDATKDYLKTFDKAFGNSNYGIRSFFNDSYEVYNADWTPDFKNEFKKRRGYDLSPYIKYLVSNEENEIAGRIKSDYRETLSELVLNNFTKDFTNWAHSKNSKNTNQAHGSPGNLLDLYAAVDIPESETFGSSIFDIPGLRRDSADIQKADIPDFNMLKFASSAANVTGKKLISNETFTWLTEHFKTSWSQAKPEVEQVFLSGINHVFYHGTTYTPADVPFPGWLFYASVNFVPENSLWPHLTGLNSYVARTQSVLQSGKSDNELLMYWPIYDQWASPKGKDVTFKVHNVEKWLQPTPMYENLKKLNKMGYSLDMISDKMIGESKLENQKIQVAKNASSYQVLIIPELMYLPETTLNNILKLAQNGASVIFQNEPKDIPGNFEVEKRRSQLKSLWNQIPFQNQGENVKIANFGKGKIVLSSDVEKGLEYLKIEREKLTETGLKFVRRQFDDGKYYYIVNHTSKEINQFIPVNYTGKQTTIMNPENGDFGVAETQNNSVRIQLKSGESLILKNSEIADSSIPKWKYVEKTESPIILDQSWNLSFKEGGPELPKSRNLKKLEPWTKFSEDPATQNFSGTGVYSTTLNLKKKNADDFLLKFDKLYESAKVIVNGQEAGIVWSIPFEINIGKHLKKGKNSIQIEVCNLMANRIRYMDQNKIQWRNYHEINFVNIDYKAFDASKWKVQPSGLDGEIQLIPLYFSK